One genomic region from Candidatus Zixiibacteriota bacterium encodes:
- a CDS encoding D-alanine--D-alanine ligase gives LKGRPFCLEVNTLPGMTTTSLVPKAANASGLSFAELLDKIVKLAL, from the coding sequence TTAAAGGGCAGACCATTTTGCCTGGAGGTCAACACCCTGCCCGGAATGACCACAACTTCACTTGTGCCCAAGGCCGCCAACGCATCGGGGCTTTCGTTTGCTGAACTGCTCGATAAAATAGTCAAACTGGCAT